Proteins encoded within one genomic window of Halomonas sp. YLGW01:
- a CDS encoding Rieske 2Fe-2S domain-containing protein — protein sequence MPGSPLARLGDLDATGALAITLPDGRAGFLVRVHGHLHGYENRCPHRDSRLEIEAHRFLAEGGELIQCAHHGALFLPENGECVAGPCQYQSLEPLSLTIDDHGGIHLASE from the coding sequence ATGCCCGGTTCCCCTCTCGCCCGCCTCGGCGATCTCGACGCCACCGGCGCGCTCGCCATCACCCTGCCCGATGGTCGCGCGGGCTTCCTGGTGCGGGTGCACGGCCACCTGCACGGCTATGAGAACCGCTGCCCCCACCGGGACAGCCGCCTCGAGATCGAGGCGCACCGCTTCCTGGCCGAGGGCGGCGAGCTGATCCAGTGCGCCCATCACGGCGCCCTCTTCCTGCCGGAGAACGGCGAGTGCGTGGCCGGACCCTGCCAGTATCAGTCCCTTGAACCGCTATCACTGACCATCGACGACCACGGCGGTATCCACCTGGCGAGTGAGTGA